ATTTTGTAACAAAAACCGCCTACAATTTAAGCAGGTTCATGATGCTATAAAGCACCACTGAACCTATTAAAAAGGGGGCGATACTGGTAAAAATACGTTCTCAAATGAGACTGGTCGAAATTTTGTGTAAACAGTTCTTAGTGTTTAATATTACACCTTTCTCCAAATATGACCAAGAACTGATTCATGATTAATCCCCAGCTTGGTATTGCATTTATCCAGCTTTTTTCACAATTTTGTATTGCTAAATAGACTGATTTCTTGACGCTTTTTTCATCTGGGAACTGCACTTTTGTTTTGGTATATTTTCTAATTCCCCTGTTTAAGTTTTCTATTGTATTTGTGGTGTACATTATTTTCCTGATTTCAGCAGGATAGGCCAAAAAAGGCATGAGATTTTCCCAATTCTTTTCCCAGGAGCAAACGGCATATTTATATTTTGCTTCCCAGTTTTTTTTTAAATTCAGCCAGAGCTAAAACGGCTTCTTCCTGATTTATTGCAGTATATACTTCTTTCATTGCACTGCAAAATGCTTTTCTATCCTTAACTACTACAAACTTAAGGCTATTCCTTATTTGATGAACAATGCAAAGCTGGGATTCTGTATTTGGAAAAACACCTCTGATAGCTTTTGTAAATCCGGTAAGGTTATCTGTACAGGCAATGAGAATATCCTTTACTCCACGAGATTTTATGTCAGAGAGTACAGTCATCCAAAATGAAGCCGACTCTTCTTTATTTAGCCACATTCCTAATACTTCTTTCTTACCATCTGTTTTTAGTCCGATTACAATGTAAATTGCATGGTTTTCATATTTCCCATCTGTTCTTACTTTCATATGCACAGCATCCATCCAAACAATCAGATACTGTGGTTCTAAAGCCCTTTTAGTCCATAAATCAACATCAGCCAGTATTCTATCAGAGATGGTCGAAATCGTGGACTCACTTACTGATATCCCATAAACTTCTTTAACTTGTTCTACAATATCACTACGGGTCATTCCACGACTGTACATTCCTAAAATAGCATCTTCAATCTTTTCACTCATCGATTGGCCTTTTCCGATGACCTGAGGCTCGAATTCACCATTTCTATCCCGGGGAATAGCCAGGACCATATTGCCCAAAGTCTCTGATTTTATATTCTTTGAGAAAGAACCATTACGGCTATTGCCTGTATTGTATCCGTCAATATTATGCTTCTCATATCCCAGATGAGCATCCAATTCTCCCTGGAGTAGCTGTTCAATGCCTTGTTTATACAGGTCTTGAAAAAAAGTATGGAAGTCTTCTTTGTTTTTAAATTGCTTTGCAAAATCTTTGGGTAATTTACCATCTTCGATCATAATCCGCTCTTTTTAAATTATTTAAATGTAGTTCTTTTAAATTCTATACTTAATGATCTGTTGTTTTTTGGCTAAGCCTTAAAATCTCAAATCAAATTAAAATCAATTTCTACGTTTACACAATCTAACGACTACTCCCTCTTATGATGCTTTGGGCAATGCGGTGAATGAATCCTTTCCTACCCCTTTTATTTCGGGAGGATTTGATTTGCAGGCTGTCGGAGTATTCCATGAAGCGACTTTAGGAGTGGGGGACTTTTCCAAATCAAAACTGGTCCTGTACCCTAATCCGGCAAAGGATTACTTTATGCTGACTGTCGGGGAACCTGCAACAGTAGTCGTATATGATGTTTCCGGAAGACAGGTTTTACAACAGCAGATCGAACCTGCAGGACGTATTGCCGTTTCGGATCTTGATACAGGCGTATACTTTGTAGCAGTCACAATAAACGGGCAACAACAAAAATCCTTACAACGCTTAATCGTGCAATAGCCCGAGCATTCTCATAAAAATAAAAAACCGGTACGTTCGCTTACCGGTTTTTTTATGCTGTGATTTGCTGTAATGGCTGTTGCCGATGTTAGGATAGGATCCTGAAAACAGGGTCGTAATGTTTCCGGATCAAAAAGAAATCCATCTCAATAATCCGATTATAATACGCCAAAAAGTTTGTTTTTATAATCAATGATAACGGTGTTCTCCAGAAAAAAGGCATTTCCTGTTAAGCCCCATAATTTAGCAAACTTGTAAAAATCGCCAAAGGTTTCCTGTTCATCATAATATACGAGGAAGTCATTCAGGGCTTTCTTTCCAAACATTACCGGTTTATTTGTCTTAACGCCATAGTAGGTTATGGGTTTCCCCCAGCTCGTTACTGTTACGGTGTTTTCAATGGTAGGGCTGGCTATTTTAAGCGCATCCTCTTTGGTCGTCATCATCGTAAAAAGGCTCGATCCGGTATCAAATAACAAATACTGAGTTGTACCATTGATAACTAAGGGGATTTTTATCCTACCATCCTCACTGCGTTTAAAAGTTGCCGATCGGTAGTGTTCGGGTAATTCTTCGCTTACACCTTTAAAGGGCTGAAAAGTGGCCGATTTGTATTGTTTTGGTAATTTGTCACATACAGCAATCCTTTTATGGGGATAATCGATGATTAAAATTTTACCCTGGAATAAGTCTGGCCCAATCGTTCCAAGATGTTTCTCGGTACCGGAAGCTATTGAATCCAGAGTCATTTTTGTACCGAAGTTTTTAAAATAGCCCATTTCAATACCTTTAAAAGAAGTGGTGCCCATTTTAAGCTCCATGTTGGTAAATACCGGATTGTGTTCTCCCTGGATTAAAAACTTTTTTGTGTTGTCAATTTTGTGTTGTAATTCAGGATAAGCGGCCAAATAGGGTTCGATTACATTTCCATAAATGACAGTTTTGACGGAACCCAGATCAAACTGCATATCAAATTTGGCCGGGATATTATCAATTTTAACCGGGATGGCTATGGAATATTTATCGAAATATTTGCCGTAAACAGAATCTCCTACCCATTTGAAGGGAATCCATTTTAGCTCTTGAGCATTAGCGGTGATCGTAGTAATAAGAAATAGGAAAACAATAGGAATTCGGAATGCCATATTTTAAATTTTTAGTGGGGAATGCTAAAAGTTAATACAATACATAACTCTTTAATAGTGGCTATATACTGAATGTATTATGAGTGCTAATATAATTTAATTAATTTTCTTTCCCTATTTTTTTGATGCCTGTACTTGATATTGGTTGTTTTGTCAGTGGTGCCTTTAGCAATGCATATCTTAAACGTTACAAGGGAAAGGCTATTCCTATTTTGGTATAAAAACCGATATCTTATCGGTAATTCGAATTAATGATGGGCTGTTGCACTTTTTAGGAAGCTGTCCACTACTGTAGACGAGCCGCCGTAAGTGTGCAGGAAGGAATCTACTATCGTGGACAGGCTGCTGCAAACTGCAGGGAGCTGTCTACTACTGTGGACGGGCCGCTGCATGTGTGCAGGAAGGAATCTACGATCGTGGACGGACTGCTGCAAGCTGCAGGGAGCCGTCTACTACCGTGGACGAGCCGCCGTAAGTGTGCAGGAAAGAATCTACTATCGTGGACGGCCATTACAGGAAAAAATGCTGTCTACTATCGTGGACGAATCCCTTTTTTTGACACACCCTATTTATTTTGGAATAGTACTCCATAAAAAAATCCCAATGGTAGCTAAGCATCGGGATTTTTTTGAAATTATATTTTTTTTAAGGCTGTACTGTACCAAGGCCTTCCGGCAGCTTGTCGATATACATTTCGGTTTGCATTGGGTTTATGGATTTGGAATCTTTAAAATGCCGGAACTGCTCGGTTGGATTTTGTTTTTGCATCCGCGCCGCATTGGTAATAATCCCGATTGCGGTACTCAACAGGGGTTCGCTGGTATCGCCCAGTTGTCCCAGATTGCCCAGGTTTTCAATGAGGGGGTAAGTAGGCTGTATTCCTGCAGTATAATCGCCGTAACCATCTTTGTTAACGGTTTTTAATACCAAAGGCTGCATCGCATACCGGTGGGAACTACTTCTTTTGTTGGCCGAAAAATCAGGGGAATCATATAAGGTAATGGATCCTGCATTTTTACCAGTAGTAATATCACCAATTTGTACTACATCAATGTAAGGTTTCAGGCAGTTGATTACCAGTTCGCTTGCCGAAGCAGTACTTTGGGAGGTCAGGATGTAAACTTTGGTCAAATTCAGGCTGTTGATACCACTGCCATTGCTAAGGCTATTGGTAAAATTATTGACCAGTGAGGCTGAATTGGCTTGTTCCAAACGGGTCTGTATTTTAGGGTTCCATTGTTGCCGGTTAAATACCTGCCCGTTAAATTGGCCAGTGATCATACTGCCCAGGCGTACGGCAGACGAAATCAGCCCTCCCGAATTATAGCGTAAATCCAGTACCAGATCGGTTATGTTTTCGCCGGCCAATTGTCCAAAAGCCGCATTCAGCTGGTTATCGTAATCGCCATAAAAACCATTATAAACCAAATAGCCTATTTTATGATTGCCCATAGTATAGGTTTGTGTCTGGTATACCGGGTTTTCAGAGAATGGGGTTTTGGTCAGGGATACCGTTTGCCCGTTTGGCGTGATCGCACCATTGTCATAATCGGCAAGGTTCAGGGTGTAGCTGTCTCCCGAATTGAGCAGGCTCCTGTAATTGGAACTGGTCAATGGCGTACCGTTAACGGCATAAAAGATAGTGCCACGGTGGATGTTTTTGGTCGAAGCATCAGAATTGGGCAATATATAACGTACCCATCCGAAGATTTCGGTGCTGCCGCTGTTTTTATAGCGCAGGCCATAGTCCACACCATTATTTTTTACCGTTCCGGTTAGTGCTTGTTCCAATAAAGTATAATCGCTATAAATGACGCTAAAGCGATCGATGACTCCTTTTTGATACAATAAATTGTCAAAAAGATTTTCAGGACTCGAGAACTCCTGCAGGAACATATTCAACTGAGCCTGGTTGGCAGCCTTGGAATCCGCAAGGTTAGGGACGTCCTGTTGCCATAAGTAATAGAGGTTCATTCCTTTCCAGATAAAATCATTTACAGGAACGGCATGGTCATCCAAATCATCACAGCCCTGAAGTGTGAGTGCACCGACAAAAGTCAGAAGCAAAAGTCTATAGTATTTTTTCATATCCGGTACGGTTTAAGCTGTAAATTTATCAACTTTAAATTAAATTTTGATTTATTTCTGTAACAAAATAAATAGTGCCTCGTCTTGACTATATACGCTAACCAATACCACTTGAAAAATGAATAATAATGAGTTTGTAAAACTGGTTTTCCCTTTTAGGGATAAAGTCTTCCGGCTCGCCAAAAGGCTGCTCGTCAGTACAGAGGAGGCAGAGGATGCAACCCAGGAGGTATTGGTGAAATTATGGAATAAAAAACAGAGCTTGTCAGAATACACCAGTGTGGAAGCTTTTGCAATGACCATCACCAAAAACTTCTGCCTGGATCAGCTAAAATCAAAAAGGGCTGGGAATTTACAGCTTGTCCATAGTAATTATACTGATCGGGAAGCGGGATTACAGCAGAAGATCGAAGATAAGGACAGTTGGAACTGGGTCGAAAAGATAATGGCTCAATTACCGCAGCAGCAACAACTGATTATCCAGATGCGGGATGTGGAGCAATATGAATTTGATGAGATTGCAAAAATTATGGATATGAATGAAACGGCAGTGCGCGTGGCACTGTCAAGAGGACGGAAAACGATACGGGAAGAATTAACAAAAAAACACAGCTATGGAATCAGACAGAATTGAAATATTATTAGAACGCTATTTTGATGCCGAAACGAGTATTGCCGAAGAGAATGAATTAATGGCCTATTTTTCTTCTTCCGATGTTGCGCAGCATTTGGAACAATACCGATCTTTATTTGGCTATTTTGAACAGGAGCAACACCAAAAGTATGAGCAGGCGCTACCACTACAAACCAATAAGCCAAAGGCAGTGTGGTTATCAATTGCAGCATCAGTCGTGGTGTTACTCGGAGCAGGAATCATGTATTTTACCACATCGAAACCCGTTCCACAGGATTTAGGAACATTTGATGACCCCGAAATTGCATTCCGAGAAACTCAAAAAGCCCTGAACCTATTGTCTCAGAATGTAAATGTCGGTGTCGAAAGCGTCAAATATGTCGGAGAATACGAGAGATCAAAACAACTTATTTTTAAACAATAACCCTTGGAAATCATGAAAAAATTTATAATCACATTCGCTTTATTTTTAACCCCATTATTCTTTTTTGGACAGACTGTATTTGATAAATACGAAGGCCAGGAAACCGTGACGGCTGTATCAGTAAACAAAAAAATGTTCCAGCTGATGAGTAATGTTAAGATGGATGCCAAAGACAAAGAGATGGCACAGTATGTTAGCCTGCTTAAAAAACTCGATAACCTGAAAGTGTATACAACGACTAATACCAAAATAAGCACGGACATGAAAGCGACTTTTGAAAAATATATGAAAACAAATGCGCTTGAAGAGCTGATGCGTGTGAGCGACAAGGGCCAGAACATCAGGATTTATGTAAAATCCGGAGCTACTGAAAACCAGGTGAAAGAACTGTTGATGTTTATTGATGGTGGTGGCACTAAAGAAAATACGGTATTGATGTCACTAACGGGTAACTTTGACCTGAACGAAATTTCAACGCTGACCAATAAAATGAACCTGCCCGGTGGCGAAGAACTAAAAAAAGCCTCTAAGAAAAAATAAAAAACCATGAAAAAATCAATCGTACTCCTGCTCTTTAGTGTATTGCTTATGAGCTGTAACAATGAACTGACCCTGCAAAAATATTTTGTCAATAATACCGATGCTCCTAATTTTATGGCCATCGATATGGATCCCGGAATGCTCAATATTGACAAAACAAAATTGACAGCGGACGAAGCCAGTGCCCTGAAAGCATTTGACAAAATCAACATCCTGACGTTTAAAGCTACCGAGCAAAATAAAGCCAAGTTCGAAGCAGAACGCGTAAAAGTAGCGGGTATCCTAAAGGAAAAAAGCTATGATGAACTGATGAAATTTGGTAGTGGTAAAGATGGTGTAGCGGTCTATTCTGTTGGTGAGGGTGAGCATATTAAAGAATTTGTAATCTATGCCAACAAGAAAGATAATGGATTTGCTATTGTACGTGTATTGGGAACTAACATGACACCCAACCATGTAATGACGCTAATGAGTGTGCTGAAACATTCGGATATCAAATCCGACCAATTGAAATCTTTAGCAGATTTCATGAAATAATAGGAATGAATCCAAACAAATAGCGTCCCGAAAAGGACGCTTTTTTTATTTCTTGAAGTATTTAAACGGAACCATCAGCATCCCGAAACATTCACCGTCTTCTTTACCGGTATGTTTGTGGTGCATTTTGTGTGCCCTTCGGACACCTTTGGCATACGTATGATTGGCATTGCGGAATAATTTAAAACGTTGGTGGATAAAGATATCATGCACCAGGAAATAAGCCAGGCCATACGCAAAGATACCCAATCCTATTGCCAGCCCGATTTCGAGAATGTCATAACGCCAAAGCAGGAAAAACCCGATACTGATGACGGCATAAAAAATAAAAAAGGTATCGTTACGTTCAAACCAGGAGTCATGGTCTTTTTTGTGATGGTCTTGGTGCAGGCTCCATAAAAAGCCATGCATGATGTATTTATGGGTGAACCACGCCATAAATTCCATAAACAGGAAGGTTAGTATAAAAACCAGAATATTCAGTCCCATGGTCAATTGCAATTTAAGTTGATAGTACGGCCTGTGTTTACAGCAGGTTGAATTTGTAATTAAAGTAGCATTGTGCTAATATGCCTGCTTTTTGGTAATCCGGCACGCGGATGCGGGTCGTCTTGATTTCTACCGAAGGGGTCTTTTTTAGCTTTTTCAATAACCTTTTGTAGTACACATACGCAGTATAGACACCAAATTTAGCTTCGAGTGGCAGGCGTTGGATGCCTTCATACCCTTTCTCAAAATCGGCTTCTATTTCTTCTATGATTTGTATTTTGGACGCTTCGTTGAGTTCATTGAGGTCGGTATTTGGAAAATAGCTGCGGTTGAGGAGCTCAAAATCATTCTTGAGGTCGCGCAGGAAATTCACTTTTTGGAAAGCCGATCCCAGGTGCATTGCTGCATCTTTCAGCTCTTCATATTTTTGGTCGTCCCCCTTTACAAATACTTTCAGGCACATCAGGCCAACAACATCCGCAGAGCCATAGATGTATTCTTTGTATTCTGCAGCGCTGTATTCTTTTTTGTGTAAATCCAGCTTCATGCTTTCCATAAATGCCATAATGAGCGGCATCGGGATGTGGTATTTGTGAACGGTATGCTGGAATGCATTCAGGATAGGGTTGAGGTTTATCTTGTATTCGATAGCATGGATAAGGTCGGCTTCAAATTTCTCGAACAGCTGTATTTTATCATAGTCATGAAAGCTATCGACAATTTCATCGGCAAACCGCACAAAGCCATAAATATTATAAATGTCCTGACGGATACCCGGCGAGATCATCTTGATTGCAGATGAAAACGAAGTACTATAGGATTGCGTAACATATTTGCTGCATTCAAAAGAAACAGTGTCAAAAATAGATTTCATGGCGGATGTTTTTGAGGTGGACTGCGTTTACTGTTGTTTCTCTATGAGTTCTGCTACCAGTTTTCCGGAAATTAGTGCCGGTGGTACACCGGGTCCGGGAACTGTAAGCTGTCCGGTGAAATAAAGATTATTGACTTTATCACTTTTTAGCTTGGGGCGTAAAAATGCAGTCTGGAAGAGCGTATTGGCGAGTCCGTATGCATTTCCTTTATAAGAATTGTATTCCCTGATGAAATCGTTGACACAAAAGGATTCCTTAAAAATAATATTATTTTTGATAGGTTGTTGTGTTAGTTTTTCAAAACGGGTAATAATTTTATCAAAATAGCGTTCCCGCAGGGCTTCGGTATCTTCTATTCCGGGTGCTATGGGAATGAGGAATATTCCGGCTTCCTGTCCTTCAGGTGCCGCATTAGTATCCGTTTTAGACGGGAAACTGGCATAAAAAAGCGGTTCTTCCGGCCAATGCGGATTGTCATAAATGGCGGCCGCATGGGCATCAAAATCCACATCAAAAAATAAGGAATGATGCTCAGTGTTTTTTATTTTGGTGTCAAATCCGACATAAAACAACAGGCAGGAGGGCGCAAAAGTCTTTTTAGCCCAGTATTTTTCGGAATATTTCCGATGCTCCGGATCCAATAATGTTTCGGTATGATGGTAATCGGCACCACTCAGTATGAGGTCGGCAGCGATTGTTTTTCCATTCACGACCAATGCGGTTGCTTTTTTTCCTTCCACGATGATTTTTTCAATTGCCGCATCGGTATGGATGGTCACGCCTAATTCTTTTGCCAATGCTTCCAGGGCGAGAATGACACTGTACATCCCATTTTTAGGATGCCATGTACCCAAGCCAAAATCGGCAAAGTTCATAAAACTATAAAAAGAAGGGGTGTCGGATGGTTTGGCACCCAGGAAAATGACCGGGAATTCCAATACCTGAATGAGTTTCGGGTTTTTAAATTTCCTGCGGATGTCTTTGCTGATAGTGCTGAAAAACTGATTGATGTTCAGCGTTGTTTCCGGTGTGATGAGTTCCAGTGGGGAAACTCCGGGACGGTATACAATATCCCCAATGGCAATGGTATAATTCTTTTCGGCTTTTCGGATAAATTGTTCCAGGACTTTACCGCTTCCGGCCTCAATAGCTTCAAAAGTAGCGATGATTTCCGGGAGGTTATCGGCAATGGTAATAAATTCATTAGGGCCAAAATAAACGGAATAGGCCGGCGATAGCTTGATCAGGTCGTAATAATCGGAAGGCTTTTTGCCAAAGTCAGCAAAGAAACGCTCAAAAACATCCGGCATCCAATACCAGGTAGGCCCGATATCAAATGTAAATCCTTCTTTTTTCAGTTGTCGTGCGCGTCCGCCGATAGTGCTGTTTTTCTCATACACTGTAACCTGGTGTCCTGCTTTGGCAAGGTAAGATGCCGCTGCCAAAGCCGAAAATCCGGAGCCGATTATTTTAATGTCTTTTTTCATATTGTTTAACAAATATATAGAATTGTTAAACAAAGAAAAACTGCCTGAGGCAAGAATTATAATTTATTTAGGAAATCCGGAATACTTTCGAGGACTGCAATCTTATCACTTGGTAAGATATGCTTCAGATAGTTCGTCATACGGCCCATCACCCACAACTGGGAGTTGGTATCGTTCAGGATTTCACTGGCAAATAAACCAATATACGTATTGACCTCTTCTTTGGAAGGTTCGGTGGTCATGTAGGTCG
The Flavobacterium kingsejongi genome window above contains:
- a CDS encoding DUF4252 domain-containing protein codes for the protein MKKSIVLLLFSVLLMSCNNELTLQKYFVNNTDAPNFMAIDMDPGMLNIDKTKLTADEASALKAFDKINILTFKATEQNKAKFEAERVKVAGILKEKSYDELMKFGSGKDGVAVYSVGEGEHIKEFVIYANKKDNGFAIVRVLGTNMTPNHVMTLMSVLKHSDIKSDQLKSLADFMK
- a CDS encoding S41 family peptidase, with amino-acid sequence MKKYYRLLLLTFVGALTLQGCDDLDDHAVPVNDFIWKGMNLYYLWQQDVPNLADSKAANQAQLNMFLQEFSSPENLFDNLLYQKGVIDRFSVIYSDYTLLEQALTGTVKNNGVDYGLRYKNSGSTEIFGWVRYILPNSDASTKNIHRGTIFYAVNGTPLTSSNYRSLLNSGDSYTLNLADYDNGAITPNGQTVSLTKTPFSENPVYQTQTYTMGNHKIGYLVYNGFYGDYDNQLNAAFGQLAGENITDLVLDLRYNSGGLISSAVRLGSMITGQFNGQVFNRQQWNPKIQTRLEQANSASLVNNFTNSLSNGSGINSLNLTKVYILTSQSTASASELVINCLKPYIDVVQIGDITTGKNAGSITLYDSPDFSANKRSSSHRYAMQPLVLKTVNKDGYGDYTAGIQPTYPLIENLGNLGQLGDTSEPLLSTAIGIITNAARMQKQNPTEQFRHFKDSKSINPMQTEMYIDKLPEGLGTVQP
- a CDS encoding DUF4252 domain-containing protein, which codes for MKKFIITFALFLTPLFFFGQTVFDKYEGQETVTAVSVNKKMFQLMSNVKMDAKDKEMAQYVSLLKKLDNLKVYTTTNTKISTDMKATFEKYMKTNALEELMRVSDKGQNIRIYVKSGATENQVKELLMFIDGGGTKENTVLMSLTGNFDLNEISTLTNKMNLPGGEELKKASKKK
- a CDS encoding RNA polymerase sigma factor encodes the protein MNNNEFVKLVFPFRDKVFRLAKRLLVSTEEAEDATQEVLVKLWNKKQSLSEYTSVEAFAMTITKNFCLDQLKSKRAGNLQLVHSNYTDREAGLQQKIEDKDSWNWVEKIMAQLPQQQQLIIQMRDVEQYEFDEIAKIMDMNETAVRVALSRGRKTIREELTKKHSYGIRQN
- a CDS encoding T9SS type A sorting domain-containing protein, which gives rise to MNESFPTPFISGGFDLQAVGVFHEATLGVGDFSKSKLVLYPNPAKDYFMLTVGEPATVVVYDVSGRQVLQQQIEPAGRIAVSDLDTGVYFVAVTINGQQQKSLQRLIVQ
- a CDS encoding sterol desaturase family protein, which encodes MGLNILVFILTFLFMEFMAWFTHKYIMHGFLWSLHQDHHKKDHDSWFERNDTFFIFYAVISIGFFLLWRYDILEIGLAIGLGIFAYGLAYFLVHDIFIHQRFKLFRNANHTYAKGVRRAHKMHHKHTGKEDGECFGMLMVPFKYFKK
- a CDS encoding phytoene/squalene synthase family protein → MKSIFDTVSFECSKYVTQSYSTSFSSAIKMISPGIRQDIYNIYGFVRFADEIVDSFHDYDKIQLFEKFEADLIHAIEYKINLNPILNAFQHTVHKYHIPMPLIMAFMESMKLDLHKKEYSAAEYKEYIYGSADVVGLMCLKVFVKGDDQKYEELKDAAMHLGSAFQKVNFLRDLKNDFELLNRSYFPNTDLNELNEASKIQIIEEIEADFEKGYEGIQRLPLEAKFGVYTAYVYYKRLLKKLKKTPSVEIKTTRIRVPDYQKAGILAQCYFNYKFNLL
- a CDS encoding phytoene desaturase family protein, with translation MKKDIKIIGSGFSALAAASYLAKAGHQVTVYEKNSTIGGRARQLKKEGFTFDIGPTWYWMPDVFERFFADFGKKPSDYYDLIKLSPAYSVYFGPNEFITIADNLPEIIATFEAIEAGSGKVLEQFIRKAEKNYTIAIGDIVYRPGVSPLELITPETTLNINQFFSTISKDIRRKFKNPKLIQVLEFPVIFLGAKPSDTPSFYSFMNFADFGLGTWHPKNGMYSVILALEALAKELGVTIHTDAAIEKIIVEGKKATALVVNGKTIAADLILSGADYHHTETLLDPEHRKYSEKYWAKKTFAPSCLLFYVGFDTKIKNTEHHSLFFDVDFDAHAAAIYDNPHWPEEPLFYASFPSKTDTNAAPEGQEAGIFLIPIAPGIEDTEALRERYFDKIITRFEKLTQQPIKNNIIFKESFCVNDFIREYNSYKGNAYGLANTLFQTAFLRPKLKSDKVNNLYFTGQLTVPGPGVPPALISGKLVAELIEKQQ